One region of Chryseobacterium sp. C-71 genomic DNA includes:
- a CDS encoding tRNA (cytidine(34)-2'-O)-methyltransferase yields the protein MLNIVLVEPEIPNNTGNIGRLCVGTESRLHLIHPLGFLIDDKNLKRSGLDYWVHLDVSEYANVEEWMKVIPDMSRVFLMSSHAEKSYLEIDFQDGDWLVFGKESVGLSKEVLNLFENHLTIPMSKLIRSFNIANSVAFVVGEAKRQIGL from the coding sequence ATGTTAAACATTGTTCTTGTAGAACCGGAAATACCCAATAACACAGGCAATATCGGAAGATTATGCGTAGGAACCGAAAGCCGATTACACCTCATTCATCCTCTAGGATTTTTAATTGACGACAAAAACCTCAAACGTTCAGGTTTAGATTATTGGGTGCATCTCGATGTTTCAGAATATGCCAATGTTGAAGAATGGATGAAGGTAATCCCTGATATGTCAAGAGTTTTCCTGATGAGTTCTCATGCTGAAAAATCTTATCTTGAAATTGATTTTCAGGATGGTGACTGGCTGGTTTTCGGGAAAGAAAGTGTGGGTTTGAGCAAGGAAGTTTTAAATTTATTTGAAAACCATTTAACGATACCGATGTCGAAACTGATCAGAAGTTTTAATATTGCAAATTCTGTGGCGTTTGTAGTGGGAGAGGCAAAAAGGCAGATAGGTTTGTAA
- a CDS encoding 23S rRNA (pseudouridine(1915)-N(3))-methyltransferase RlmH, translating into MRINLLCIGKTDDKEITSLISYYLTRLPKHWNFEIVEIPDIKNAKNLSPDLLKKEEAKLFQNYIEKNDWVTILDEKGKQFTSREFSQKIDSWMNSSVKKIHILIGGAYGFSDEIYTRANEKMSLSKMTFTHQMIRLFIVEQLYRADQILQGKPYHND; encoded by the coding sequence ATGCGCATTAATCTACTTTGCATCGGGAAAACTGACGATAAGGAAATCACCTCTTTAATCAGCTATTATCTCACCCGACTTCCCAAACACTGGAATTTTGAAATTGTAGAGATTCCCGACATTAAAAACGCAAAAAATCTTTCGCCTGATCTTTTAAAAAAAGAAGAAGCAAAATTATTTCAGAATTATATTGAAAAAAATGACTGGGTTACTATTTTAGACGAAAAAGGAAAACAGTTCACCAGCAGAGAATTTTCCCAGAAAATTGACAGTTGGATGAATTCTTCTGTCAAAAAAATTCACATTTTGATTGGCGGGGCTTATGGTTTTTCAGACGAAATTTATACTAGAGCAAACGAAAAAATGTCACTTTCTAAAATGACATTTACCCACCAGATGATCCGGTTATTTATCGTTGAACAATTATATCGTGCTGACCAGATTTTGCAGGGAAAACCTTACCACAACGATTGA
- a CDS encoding DUF4421 family protein — protein sequence MIIIKICIFTLISKYNMKSSVFFSLFLSFSTIEYSQEISDPDEKKYLEDDRHKISLVGGISYINNSFGLFYEGETFRLKPNDSFYTEFFLRYRWVDASISFAPKFVRINNDDDTKGKTKYFNLGFAFFISPKLRQYVNFNQVKGLYLEDTKRFFETVLNDEFTQELSNDLMQFPDAKYQSFTGDTSYLLFGKKENYRTYTNMTYKPLKNDFVLLTGLVYQYNLMKDTNRARYQGLEINDTENGNSVTKDVRLTLRTGGGMQKIIGKNWYAIVEIYPQIHYGYLIDENYNEFNVGLNSYSRIGFDNGKWFFGGGAQLNWINSNNDNFYSTTNWLFRFGLGFRIKSPKFVDKQFDKIDQILK from the coding sequence ATGATTATTATTAAAATCTGTATTTTTACATTAATCAGCAAATACAATATGAAATCCTCGGTATTTTTTTCATTATTTTTAAGCTTTTCGACAATTGAATACAGTCAGGAAATCAGTGATCCTGATGAAAAAAAATATCTTGAAGATGACCGTCACAAAATCTCGCTTGTAGGTGGAATAAGCTATATCAACAATTCTTTCGGGTTGTTTTATGAAGGTGAAACTTTTAGGCTGAAACCCAATGATTCTTTTTACACAGAATTTTTCCTTCGATACCGATGGGTGGACGCCAGTATATCTTTTGCACCAAAGTTTGTGAGGATAAATAATGACGACGATACCAAAGGAAAAACCAAATATTTCAATCTCGGATTTGCTTTTTTTATCAGCCCAAAACTCAGACAATATGTCAACTTTAATCAGGTAAAAGGTCTTTATTTAGAAGATACTAAAAGATTTTTTGAAACTGTTTTAAATGACGAATTTACACAGGAATTAAGTAATGATTTAATGCAATTTCCGGATGCTAAATATCAATCTTTTACAGGTGACACGAGTTATCTGTTGTTCGGCAAAAAGGAAAATTACAGAACGTACACCAATATGACTTATAAACCTCTGAAGAATGATTTTGTTTTGCTCACAGGTTTGGTTTATCAATACAACCTGATGAAAGATACGAATCGTGCAAGGTATCAAGGTTTAGAAATTAATGATACAGAAAATGGAAATTCTGTCACCAAAGATGTAAGACTGACCTTGAGAACAGGTGGCGGAATGCAAAAAATAATAGGGAAAAACTGGTATGCAATTGTAGAAATTTATCCGCAAATACACTACGGTTACTTGATAGATGAAAATTATAATGAATTTAATGTTGGTCTCAATTCTTACTCCAGAATAGGATTTGATAATGGAAAATGGTTTTTCGGCGGCGGTGCACAACTGAATTGGATCAACAGCAATAATGATAATTTTTATTCAACTACCAATTGGTTATTTCGTTTCGGATTGGGTTTTAGAATAAAATCCCCTAAATTTGTAGACAAACAGTTTGACAAAATTGATCAAATTTTAAAATAA
- a CDS encoding YihY/virulence factor BrkB family protein, producing the protein MGIKVPGFLLKVQDFLDDIHIPLLGISLWQLFQIYFAGVFKGKIGKKAAAISWSFTLSLFPFILFLLSVLPYMPHYDKLQFYIFEVLMHNIFPSNIEGDVRGYIENNIIPNMKGISNLTILIALVFATNGTFSIINGFNENSKEKLPDVKEFILSFFITIGFVTIVFLALFGVYYSEVVLKLFTPKYNISWLVNNLSKIIGFVSFPVFFFLLLAMFYWLGTVKIIRFRQAIPGAILTTVLFILTTYLFTLYVKNIARYNVLYGSIGSMILLMVWVNVNVYLLLFGNELNMALRKLRVEKLLADELKKEASHYQSKSEEPNLDSDEEHIRSIIQEIKKEEDEKSNG; encoded by the coding sequence ATGGGTATTAAGGTTCCGGGTTTTCTTTTGAAGGTTCAAGATTTTCTAGACGATATACATATTCCGCTTCTGGGAATATCGCTTTGGCAGTTGTTTCAAATATATTTTGCAGGTGTTTTCAAAGGTAAAATAGGGAAGAAGGCCGCCGCAATCTCCTGGAGTTTTACGTTGAGTCTTTTTCCTTTTATTCTATTTTTGCTTTCTGTTTTACCATATATGCCGCATTATGATAAGCTTCAGTTTTATATTTTTGAGGTGTTGATGCACAATATTTTCCCATCCAACATCGAAGGAGATGTGAGAGGTTATATTGAAAATAATATCATCCCCAACATGAAGGGAATCAGTAATTTAACGATTCTTATTGCCCTTGTTTTTGCGACTAACGGAACATTTTCTATTATTAATGGTTTTAACGAAAATTCTAAAGAAAAGCTTCCTGATGTTAAAGAATTTATTCTGTCATTTTTTATCACAATTGGCTTTGTTACCATCGTGTTTTTAGCGCTTTTTGGCGTTTACTATTCTGAGGTTGTTCTTAAGCTTTTTACACCAAAATATAATATTTCCTGGCTTGTCAATAACCTTTCAAAAATCATTGGTTTTGTGTCATTTCCGGTATTCTTTTTCCTTTTGCTTGCCATGTTTTATTGGTTGGGAACGGTAAAAATAATCAGATTCAGACAGGCAATTCCCGGAGCGATTCTCACGACGGTTTTATTTATTCTTACAACTTATCTCTTTACGCTTTATGTGAAAAATATTGCCCGATATAACGTACTATACGGATCGATTGGAAGTATGATTTTATTGATGGTTTGGGTAAATGTCAACGTTTATCTCCTGCTTTTCGGGAATGAATTGAATATGGCTCTGCGAAAATTAAGAGTTGAAAAACTTTTGGCAGACGAACTCAAAAAAGAAGCCTCTCATTATCAATCAAAAAGTGAAGAACCCAATCTCGACAGTGATGAAGAGCATATCCGCAGTATTATACAAGAAATTAAAAAAGAAGAAGATGAAAAATCTAACGGTTAA
- the nhaA gene encoding Na+/H+ antiporter NhaA: protein MKLSIYFKKFFESSQSSGVLLILCVALALGIANSSLAENFQNFLDQEIGLNLFHLKYPVSIWINDGLMAIFFLLVGLEIKREIVEGELSSFKNASLPIFAAIGGMIVPAIIYTAFNYGTDHSNGWGIPMATDIAFSLAIISMLGKKVPNAIKIFLAALAIVDDLGAILVIAIFYTEQIHWMYIFLSLGVSALLFLLNYFKVTKIIFYLIPGLFLWYFLHHSGIHATIAGVVLAFSIPTNISTTEISPLEKLEHQLHFPVGFFIMPIFALTNTNITFTNGMVDGLFSGLGLGIVCGLVLGKLIGINLFSWIAIKFKVSSLPQNSSWTQMLGVGLLAGIGFTMSIFIALLSFKGEIQIQDEAKFAILIASFIAAISGYVILNLSSSKTMEIEDEED from the coding sequence ATGAAATTAAGCATATACTTTAAAAAATTCTTCGAAAGCAGCCAGTCGTCAGGAGTTTTATTGATACTTTGTGTCGCATTGGCATTAGGAATCGCCAATTCTTCTTTGGCCGAAAACTTTCAGAATTTTTTAGATCAAGAAATTGGTCTTAATCTATTCCATCTGAAATATCCTGTCAGTATTTGGATTAACGATGGTTTGATGGCCATTTTCTTTCTTTTAGTAGGTCTAGAAATCAAACGAGAAATCGTCGAAGGTGAGCTTTCATCTTTTAAAAATGCTTCTCTTCCTATATTTGCTGCAATTGGCGGAATGATTGTTCCGGCAATTATTTATACTGCTTTTAACTACGGAACTGATCATAGCAACGGTTGGGGAATACCGATGGCGACAGATATTGCTTTTTCTTTGGCAATCATTTCGATGCTTGGGAAAAAAGTTCCTAATGCGATTAAAATATTTCTCGCAGCTTTGGCAATTGTTGATGATTTGGGTGCTATTTTGGTGATCGCCATTTTTTATACCGAGCAAATTCACTGGATGTACATTTTCCTTTCTTTGGGAGTTTCTGCATTGCTTTTTTTACTTAACTATTTTAAAGTCACAAAAATCATATTTTACCTTATTCCGGGATTATTTCTTTGGTATTTTTTGCATCATTCAGGAATTCATGCAACGATTGCGGGTGTTGTTTTGGCATTTTCAATTCCGACAAATATTTCTACAACAGAAATTTCACCTTTAGAAAAACTAGAACATCAGCTTCATTTTCCGGTAGGCTTTTTCATCATGCCGATTTTCGCTTTAACCAATACCAACATTACTTTTACCAATGGAATGGTTGACGGGCTTTTCAGTGGTTTAGGTTTGGGAATTGTCTGCGGATTGGTTTTAGGAAAATTAATAGGGATCAATCTTTTTTCATGGATTGCCATCAAATTCAAAGTCAGTTCGCTTCCTCAAAATTCTTCATGGACGCAGATGTTGGGTGTCGGACTTTTGGCCGGAATAGGCTTTACGATGTCAATTTTCATCGCTTTACTTTCATTTAAAGGAGAAATTCAGATTCAGGACGAAGCTAAATTTGCGATTCTGATTGCTTCTTTTATTGCAGCAATTTCGGGATATGTTATTTTGAATTTGAGCTCGTCAAAAACTATGGAAATTGAAGATGAAGAAGATTAG
- a CDS encoding bifunctional (p)ppGpp synthetase/guanosine-3',5'-bis(diphosphate) 3'-pyrophosphohydrolase — MSYDLEQENKEILARYKDLISNTYRTLDEENNKLIRKAFDIALDAHKDQRRKTGEPYIYHPIAVAKIVATEIGLGATSIACALLHDVIEDSDYTYEDLKKIFGDKIAEIVNGLTKISIMNHQNISVQSENYRKLLLTLSEDFRVILIKIADRLHNMRTLESMAPDKQKKIASETVYIYAPLAHRLGLYNIKSELEDLSLKYNSPDVYNEITQKLELAKENRERYIEEFKKEVSVRLKDEGLNVTIKGRAKAISSIYRKMLKQGVTFEEVFDNYAIRIIYKSDAKNEKFLAWKIYSIVTDVYHSNPSRMRDWITQPRSTGYESLHLTVLGPDKKWIEVQIRSDRMDDIAEKGVAAHYKYKEGYKQTNDDRNFEKWVTEIRDVLEQQQNLSTSELLDNIKLNLYSKEVFVFTPKGEIKILPTNATALDFAFSVHSDLGMKCLGAKINGKLVPISYVLQNGDQVDILSSQNQKPKFDWLEFVVTSKAKSKIKGYLNSEKNSLVDEGKEILRRKLRHAKINFNDEEINKLQKFFNLKTSQELFLKFQTNELDASSLRKYIESKNVFNNLLSRFRKSPTKNQHYVEPKEINLDMIVFGKDEEKLNYSYAKCCTVIPGDKIFGFITISEGIKVHSDNCPNAINLRAQYDYRVIPAKWVNEESFKNRIKIEIEGLDRMGMINDITAVISGAMGMDMKSMSIESNNGVFTGNINLEVKNRSQLDETFKKLKDIDGVSKVIRI, encoded by the coding sequence ATGAGTTACGACTTAGAACAAGAGAATAAAGAAATCTTAGCGAGGTATAAAGACCTGATTTCTAACACATACAGAACTTTGGATGAAGAGAACAACAAACTCATCCGAAAGGCTTTTGATATTGCATTAGATGCACACAAAGACCAAAGAAGAAAAACCGGGGAACCGTACATCTACCATCCTATTGCGGTGGCAAAGATTGTTGCGACAGAAATTGGTTTAGGTGCAACGTCGATTGCCTGTGCATTGTTGCATGATGTGATTGAAGATTCTGATTACACCTACGAAGACCTGAAAAAAATTTTTGGTGATAAAATTGCGGAAATTGTCAACGGATTGACCAAGATCTCAATCATGAACCATCAGAACATCTCTGTGCAGTCTGAAAATTACAGAAAACTACTCCTCACCCTTTCAGAAGATTTTCGTGTAATCTTGATCAAAATTGCAGACCGACTTCACAATATGAGAACGTTGGAAAGCATGGCGCCGGACAAGCAGAAAAAAATTGCTTCAGAAACTGTTTACATTTATGCTCCACTCGCACACCGTTTAGGTTTGTACAATATCAAATCTGAATTAGAGGACTTATCATTGAAGTATAACAGTCCGGATGTTTATAATGAAATAACGCAAAAATTAGAACTTGCCAAGGAAAACAGAGAGCGATACATCGAAGAGTTTAAAAAAGAGGTTTCTGTACGTTTAAAAGACGAAGGGCTGAATGTCACCATCAAAGGCCGTGCAAAAGCGATTTCGTCGATTTACAGAAAAATGCTCAAGCAGGGCGTTACTTTTGAGGAAGTTTTTGACAATTACGCCATCAGAATCATTTATAAATCAGATGCTAAAAATGAGAAATTTTTGGCCTGGAAAATTTATTCGATAGTAACGGATGTTTATCACAGCAATCCGTCGAGAATGCGTGACTGGATTACGCAACCACGTTCTACGGGCTATGAAAGTTTACATTTAACGGTGCTTGGTCCTGATAAAAAATGGATTGAAGTGCAAATCCGTTCAGACAGAATGGATGACATCGCTGAAAAAGGTGTTGCCGCACATTACAAGTACAAGGAAGGCTACAAACAAACCAATGACGACCGAAATTTCGAGAAATGGGTTACCGAAATTCGTGATGTTCTTGAGCAACAGCAGAATCTCTCTACTTCTGAGCTTTTAGATAATATTAAACTTAATTTATATTCTAAAGAAGTTTTTGTCTTTACGCCAAAAGGTGAGATTAAAATTCTTCCCACTAATGCAACCGCTTTAGATTTTGCATTTTCTGTGCACTCAGATTTAGGAATGAAGTGCTTGGGAGCAAAGATCAATGGAAAATTAGTCCCTATTTCTTATGTTTTGCAAAATGGCGATCAGGTAGATATTCTTTCGTCTCAAAACCAGAAACCAAAGTTTGATTGGCTGGAGTTTGTAGTAACTTCCAAAGCCAAATCAAAAATAAAAGGGTATCTAAATTCTGAGAAAAACTCTTTGGTCGACGAAGGGAAAGAAATTCTTCGCAGAAAATTGAGACATGCAAAGATCAATTTTAATGATGAAGAAATCAATAAACTTCAGAAGTTTTTCAATCTGAAAACCTCTCAGGAACTATTTTTGAAATTCCAGACGAATGAATTGGATGCGAGTAGTTTAAGAAAATACATTGAAAGTAAAAACGTATTCAACAACCTACTTTCAAGATTCAGAAAATCACCTACAAAAAACCAACATTATGTAGAGCCAAAAGAGATCAATCTGGATATGATTGTTTTCGGGAAAGATGAAGAAAAACTGAATTACAGTTATGCAAAATGTTGTACCGTAATCCCGGGAGACAAAATTTTTGGATTTATCACCATTTCCGAAGGTATAAAAGTACACAGTGACAATTGTCCGAATGCGATCAACCTGAGAGCTCAGTACGATTATCGTGTAATTCCTGCTAAATGGGTAAATGAAGAAAGCTTCAAAAACCGTATTAAAATTGAGATCGAGGGACTCGACAGAATGGGAATGATCAATGACATTACTGCAGTAATCAGCGGTGCAATGGGTATGGATATGAAGAGTATGTCAATTGAATCGAACAACGGCGTTTTCACCGGAAATATCAATCTTGAAGTAAAAAACAGAAGTCAACTCGATGAAACTTTTAAAAAACTAAAAGATATCGACGGTGTTTCTAAAGTCATCAGAATTTAA
- the acs gene encoding acetate--CoA ligase, whose translation MRNYVIEDLPHYFEEYKKSIKNPKKFWDKVADKNFVWYQRWSKVVKYDMNEAKITWFKDAKLNITKNCLDRHLSVRGEKTAIIWEPNDPKEEAQHISYNELYERVNKTANVLKDMGIQKGDRVCIYLPMIPELAVTMLACAKLGAVHSVIFAGFSASAVVSRVNDCSAKMLITSDGSYRGSKVLDLKSIIDEAVEKCPTVEKVLVVKRTNNEVKMKEGRDFWMEDLYKKASADFVTIIMDAEDPLFILYTSGSTGKPKGMLHTSAGYMVYSAYTFKNVFNYQENDIYWCTADIGWITGHSYILYGPLLNGATTVIFEGIPTYPEPDRFWEVIEKHKVTQFYTAPTAIRSLAKESAEWVDKHDLSSLRVIGSVGEPINDEAWHWFNDHVGRKKCPIVDTWWQTETGGIMISPIPFVTPTKPTYATLPLPGIQPVLMDDKRNEITGNQVTGNLCIRFPWPGIARTIWGDHQRYKETYFSAFPGKYFTGDGALRDEVGYYRITGRVDDVVIVSGHNLGTAPIEDSINEHPAVAESAIVGFPHDIKGSALYGFVILKDSGSDRKQENLVKEINQLISDQIGPIAKLDKIQFVSGLPKTRSGKIMRRILRKIAEGDFSNFGDTSTLLNPEIVEEIKNERI comes from the coding sequence ATGAGAAATTACGTGATAGAAGATTTACCGCACTACTTTGAAGAGTACAAAAAATCAATCAAAAACCCGAAAAAATTCTGGGACAAGGTGGCTGACAAAAATTTTGTCTGGTATCAAAGATGGAGCAAGGTGGTAAAATATGATATGAATGAAGCAAAAATCACTTGGTTTAAAGATGCTAAATTAAATATCACCAAAAACTGCCTCGACAGACATTTATCAGTGCGTGGTGAAAAAACAGCCATCATCTGGGAACCCAACGACCCTAAAGAAGAAGCCCAGCACATTTCCTACAACGAACTGTACGAAAGAGTCAACAAGACAGCCAATGTTTTGAAAGACATGGGAATCCAAAAAGGCGACAGAGTCTGCATCTATCTTCCAATGATTCCTGAATTGGCGGTTACAATGTTAGCTTGTGCAAAATTGGGAGCAGTTCATTCCGTAATATTTGCGGGATTCTCGGCTTCTGCTGTGGTTTCCAGAGTGAATGATTGTAGTGCAAAAATGCTGATTACTTCCGACGGAAGTTACAGAGGAAGTAAAGTTTTAGATTTAAAATCGATTATAGACGAAGCAGTAGAAAAATGTCCTACCGTAGAAAAAGTTTTGGTTGTAAAACGCACCAACAACGAGGTTAAAATGAAGGAAGGCAGAGATTTCTGGATGGAAGATTTATACAAAAAAGCATCTGCAGATTTCGTAACCATTATTATGGATGCAGAAGATCCTTTGTTTATTCTGTACACTTCAGGCTCTACGGGAAAACCAAAAGGGATGCTTCATACTTCAGCAGGATACATGGTTTATTCGGCGTACACGTTCAAAAATGTTTTTAATTATCAGGAAAATGATATTTACTGGTGTACGGCAGATATTGGCTGGATTACCGGGCATTCTTACATTCTTTACGGACCACTTTTGAACGGTGCAACTACTGTAATTTTCGAAGGAATTCCGACTTATCCTGAACCAGACAGATTCTGGGAAGTGATTGAAAAACATAAAGTTACCCAATTTTATACAGCTCCAACTGCTATCCGTTCTTTAGCAAAAGAAAGTGCTGAATGGGTTGATAAACATGATTTAAGCTCATTAAGAGTAATCGGATCTGTTGGAGAACCGATTAATGATGAAGCGTGGCATTGGTTCAACGATCATGTCGGAAGAAAAAAATGTCCGATTGTAGACACCTGGTGGCAGACGGAAACCGGCGGAATCATGATCTCTCCTATTCCTTTCGTTACACCGACAAAACCGACGTATGCAACCCTTCCGTTACCGGGAATTCAGCCTGTCTTAATGGATGACAAACGCAATGAAATTACAGGAAATCAGGTGACCGGAAATCTCTGCATCCGTTTTCCGTGGCCGGGAATTGCGAGAACGATTTGGGGAGATCACCAAAGATATAAAGAGACTTATTTCTCAGCATTTCCGGGGAAATATTTCACTGGTGACGGTGCTTTGAGAGACGAAGTAGGTTATTACAGAATTACGGGTCGTGTAGATGATGTGGTAATTGTTTCGGGACACAATTTAGGAACTGCACCGATTGAAGACAGCATCAACGAACATCCGGCTGTAGCAGAATCTGCAATTGTAGGATTTCCTCATGATATCAAAGGAAGTGCATTGTATGGTTTTGTGATTTTAAAAGATTCGGGATCAGACAGAAAGCAGGAAAATTTAGTTAAGGAAATCAATCAGTTGATCTCAGATCAGATTGGTCCGATTGCTAAATTAGATAAAATTCAGTTTGTCTCCGGACTTCCGAAAACACGTTCAGGAAAAATTATGCGTAGAATTTTAAGAAAAATTGCGGAAGGTGACTTCTCTAATTTCGGAGACACTTCTACTCTGTTGAATCCCGAAATTGTAGAGGAAATTAAAAATGAGAGAATTTAA
- a CDS encoding AMP-binding protein, whose amino-acid sequence MNADNLFKQSIENKEQFWKEQAQEISWFKFPDIIISKDENDYTQWFADGKLNMSYLCIDKHIEDGFGEQTAIIYDSPVTNQKKKYTFNQAKEEISKLAGGLVSLGLKKGDTAVIYMPMIPQTLFSMLACARIGVIHNVVFGGFAPHELVVRIDDCKPKALITATAGIEIAKRIPYLPLVEKTIELAQDKVENIIVFNRKLVDNQHEMFEGIIDYEELVEKSKPADCVSIESNHPLYLLYTSGTTGKPKGITRDTGGYATALKFSMKYIYGIEHGETFWAASDFGWAVGHSYSVYGPLINRNTTIIFEGKPIMTPDAGTFWRIISEYKVAAMFTAPTAIRAIKKEDPNGELVKKYDLSHLKKQFLAGERCDVATLDWFEKHIGVPAIDHWWQTESGSPMLGLMTFDDDYKIKRASAGKPIPGYDIKIFDENGYELDEHKEGYLVIKLPLPPGAMLGIWNDYDRFEKSYLSQYKGYYFSGDGAIKDEDGYIFITGRVDDVINVAGHRLSTSEMEEIVSSHPDIAECAVVGIDDDLRGQVPFATVVLKNGSAISEADVEKEIILQVREKIGAVAFLKSVMVVKRLPKTRSGKILRKLIRTIIDGKEFQIPSTIDDEKIIDELKDKIQEYRK is encoded by the coding sequence ATGAACGCAGACAATTTATTTAAACAAAGCATAGAAAACAAAGAGCAGTTTTGGAAAGAGCAGGCTCAGGAAATTTCGTGGTTTAAATTTCCCGATATAATTATTTCAAAAGATGAAAACGACTACACTCAATGGTTTGCAGATGGGAAACTGAATATGTCTTACCTCTGCATCGATAAACATATTGAAGACGGTTTTGGAGAACAAACTGCAATTATCTACGATTCTCCGGTGACGAATCAGAAGAAAAAATATACTTTTAATCAAGCCAAAGAAGAAATTTCGAAGTTAGCTGGCGGATTAGTTTCTTTAGGTTTAAAAAAGGGTGACACCGCAGTAATTTACATGCCGATGATACCGCAAACGCTTTTCTCGATGTTGGCGTGCGCAAGGATTGGAGTGATTCATAATGTTGTTTTCGGAGGTTTTGCGCCGCACGAATTGGTCGTAAGAATTGATGATTGCAAACCTAAAGCTTTAATTACAGCCACCGCAGGAATTGAAATAGCGAAAAGAATTCCTTATCTGCCATTGGTTGAAAAAACGATTGAACTGGCGCAGGATAAAGTCGAAAACATCATTGTTTTCAACAGAAAATTAGTTGATAATCAACATGAAATGTTTGAAGGCATCATCGATTATGAAGAGTTAGTTGAAAAGTCCAAACCTGCAGATTGTGTTTCAATAGAATCAAATCATCCGTTATACTTACTTTACACTTCCGGAACAACTGGCAAACCAAAAGGAATCACAAGAGATACGGGAGGTTACGCAACCGCTTTGAAATTCTCAATGAAATATATTTATGGCATTGAGCACGGCGAAACTTTTTGGGCAGCATCAGATTTTGGTTGGGCAGTCGGTCACAGTTACAGCGTTTACGGCCCTTTAATTAACAGAAATACCACTATCATCTTTGAAGGAAAACCCATTATGACTCCTGATGCAGGAACTTTCTGGAGAATTATTTCTGAATATAAAGTGGCTGCAATGTTTACAGCTCCAACAGCCATCAGAGCGATTAAAAAAGAAGACCCGAATGGTGAATTGGTGAAAAAATACGACTTATCACATTTGAAAAAACAGTTTCTGGCAGGTGAAAGATGTGATGTTGCCACTTTAGACTGGTTTGAAAAGCATATCGGAGTTCCCGCTATCGATCATTGGTGGCAGACAGAATCTGGTTCACCGATGTTAGGTCTGATGACTTTTGATGATGATTATAAAATTAAAAGAGCTTCAGCAGGAAAACCGATTCCGGGGTACGATATTAAAATTTTTGACGAAAATGGTTACGAATTAGATGAACATAAAGAGGGTTACTTAGTCATCAAACTTCCGCTTCCTCCAGGGGCAATGTTGGGAATCTGGAATGATTACGATCGTTTTGAGAAAAGTTATTTATCACAATATAAAGGCTATTACTTTTCTGGAGATGGAGCTATAAAAGATGAAGACGGATATATTTTTATTACAGGTCGTGTAGATGATGTCATCAATGTAGCCGGTCACCGACTTTCAACTTCGGAAATGGAAGAAATTGTTTCTTCACATCCCGATATTGCCGAATGTGCTGTTGTAGGAATTGATGATGATTTGCGTGGACAAGTTCCTTTTGCAACGGTTGTTTTAAAAAATGGTAGTGCAATTTCAGAAGCAGATGTAGAGAAAGAAATCATTCTACAAGTCAGAGAAAAAATTGGTGCAGTAGCATTTTTAAAAAGCGTAATGGTAGTTAAACGACTTCCAAAAACCCGCTCAGGAAAGATTTTAAGAAAATTGATCAGGACGATTATTGATGGAAAGGAATTTCAGATTCCGTCAACGATTGATGATGAGAAGATTATTGATGAATTGAAAGATAAAATTCAGGAATACAGAAAGTAA
- a CDS encoding response regulator transcription factor: MKKILIADDEHKILMSLEYSFRKIGYEVFIARDGNEVLEFLKTIVPDVILLHIMMPNLDGYSTLEEIKKNDNLNNTKVLFLSAKNNPKDIEKGLEMGADAYVTKPYSIKKLISQIEELLNA, translated from the coding sequence ATGAAAAAAATATTAATTGCAGATGACGAACACAAAATATTAATGTCCCTGGAATACAGTTTCCGGAAAATAGGTTACGAAGTTTTCATCGCAAGAGACGGAAATGAGGTTTTGGAATTTCTGAAAACGATTGTTCCTGACGTAATTTTACTCCACATCATGATGCCCAATCTTGACGGATACAGCACTTTAGAAGAAATCAAAAAGAACGACAATTTAAACAACACGAAAGTTCTTTTCCTGAGTGCTAAAAATAACCCAAAAGACATTGAAAAAGGACTGGAAATGGGAGCAGATGCGTATGTAACAAAACCATATTCGATAAAAAAACTGATTTCTCAGATTGAGGAACTGCTTAATGCTTAA